A part of Geothrix oryzae genomic DNA contains:
- a CDS encoding 5'-nucleotidase, which produces MPKSLEGKLVVAISSRALFDFEEENRVFEESDDRAYMELQLSRLDVPAKPGVAFPLVKKLLAFNTDDEGRVAVVILSRNDPVSGLRVFRSAQESNLQLERGVFTRGRNPYPYLTSLGANLFLSAKEDDVRAALNAGFAAARVYPDSALAADRHPDEIRIAFDGDAVLFSDEAERVYAQGGLAAFQAHEIERAGVPLPPGPFKPLLQALQPLQDMASGAPMRIRTALVTARSAPAHERAIRTLMAWNIQVDEAMFLGGLEKADFLREFEPDFFFDDQTGYCDTASRVGPTGHVVSGVKNEVGESGQGPL; this is translated from the coding sequence ATGCCCAAATCCCTGGAAGGCAAGCTCGTCGTCGCCATCTCCTCCCGCGCGCTGTTCGATTTCGAGGAGGAGAACCGGGTCTTCGAGGAATCGGACGACCGTGCCTACATGGAGCTCCAGCTGTCGCGGCTCGATGTGCCCGCCAAGCCCGGCGTGGCCTTCCCGCTGGTGAAGAAGCTGCTGGCCTTCAACACGGACGACGAAGGCCGCGTGGCCGTGGTGATCCTCTCCCGCAACGATCCCGTGAGCGGTCTGCGGGTCTTCCGCAGCGCCCAGGAGTCGAACCTCCAGCTGGAGCGCGGCGTCTTCACCCGGGGCCGGAACCCCTACCCCTATCTCACCTCCCTGGGCGCGAACCTGTTCCTGTCCGCCAAGGAGGACGATGTCCGCGCGGCCCTGAACGCGGGCTTCGCGGCCGCCCGGGTCTACCCCGACAGCGCCCTGGCCGCGGACCGCCACCCGGACGAGATCCGCATCGCCTTCGACGGCGACGCCGTGCTGTTCAGCGACGAGGCGGAGCGCGTCTACGCCCAGGGCGGCCTGGCGGCCTTCCAGGCCCACGAGATCGAACGGGCCGGCGTCCCCCTGCCTCCCGGCCCCTTCAAGCCCCTGCTGCAGGCCCTCCAACCCCTGCAGGACATGGCCTCGGGCGCCCCCATGCGCATCCGGACCGCCCTGGTCACCGCCCGCAGCGCCCCCGCGCACGAGCGCGCCATCCGCACCCTCATGGCCTGGAACATCCAGGTGGACGAGGCCATGTTCCTGGGTGGCCTCGAGAAGGCCGACTTCCTGCGCGAGTTCGAGCCCGACTTCTTCTTCGACGACCAGACCGGCTACTGCGACACCGCTTCCCGGGTGGGTCCGACGGGCCATGTGGTGAGCGGCGTGAAGAATGAGGTTGGCGAGTCTGGACAGGGACCCCTGTAG
- the ftcD gene encoding glutamate formimidoyltransferase, whose product MSRKLVECVPNISEGRDAAKIKQVTDAIASVPGVRILDVDPGADTHRTVITFVGEPEAVLAGAFACIAEAAKVIDMRGHHGAHPRMGATDVVPFVPVEGVTMEDCAELARRLGARVAKDLAIPVYLYEAAASRPERRNLAEVRRGEYEGLEKKLQDPAWKPDFAAPHNPGAGATIIGAREFLVAYNVTLNSGDKAHATDIAFELREKGRVARRGRIRPYYQAGELIFYAEGSFPCGNCDFTGASFQETVDHCASAHGYDLPALMRLNDVDPANPVGQKVRRRGTFSHCKAIGWYVDSYRRAQISVNLTDYKQTAPHAVLEEARRLAAERGLVVTGSEIVGLVPFQCLRASGRHYLKAMGKSTGVPTSDILQTAVFSMGLGDVAPFEVEKKVLGLPSYDPKALVSMQVHAFTDEVSRDTPAPGGGSIAALAGSLGAALASMVANLAQGGPDADKDAKLIALAERAQILKDRLMVAVDADTNAFNAFMDARRLPDATPEQKAARHEAMQAGLKVAIEVPLDTAQTSLAALELAGEAARLGKVASITDAAVGAQMAHAGVRGGIWNVVINLKDITDPGYVTDMQAQCADLLEKSTAKLGEITAFVDQKLLDRLNKAKK is encoded by the coding sequence ATGTCCCGCAAGCTGGTGGAGTGCGTGCCGAACATCTCGGAAGGCCGGGATGCCGCGAAGATCAAGCAGGTGACGGACGCCATCGCCTCGGTGCCGGGGGTCCGGATCCTCGATGTGGATCCGGGCGCGGACACCCACCGCACGGTCATCACCTTCGTGGGCGAGCCCGAGGCCGTGCTGGCGGGCGCCTTCGCCTGCATCGCGGAGGCCGCCAAGGTCATCGACATGCGCGGGCACCACGGCGCCCATCCCCGCATGGGCGCCACGGATGTGGTGCCCTTCGTGCCCGTCGAAGGGGTGACCATGGAGGACTGCGCAGAGCTGGCCCGCCGCCTGGGCGCCCGGGTGGCGAAGGATCTTGCCATTCCCGTCTACCTGTATGAGGCCGCCGCCTCCCGGCCCGAACGCCGCAACCTCGCCGAGGTGCGCCGGGGCGAATACGAAGGCCTGGAGAAGAAGCTGCAGGATCCCGCGTGGAAGCCCGACTTCGCGGCGCCCCACAACCCCGGGGCAGGCGCGACGATCATCGGGGCCCGGGAATTCCTCGTGGCCTACAATGTCACGCTGAATTCCGGCGACAAGGCCCACGCCACGGACATCGCCTTCGAGCTCCGCGAGAAGGGCCGCGTGGCCCGGCGCGGGCGCATCAGGCCCTACTACCAGGCCGGCGAGCTGATCTTCTACGCCGAGGGCAGCTTCCCCTGCGGCAACTGCGACTTCACGGGCGCCTCGTTCCAGGAGACCGTGGATCACTGCGCTTCGGCCCACGGCTACGACCTGCCCGCCCTCATGCGCCTGAACGATGTGGATCCGGCGAATCCCGTGGGCCAGAAGGTGCGCCGCCGGGGCACCTTCAGCCACTGCAAGGCCATCGGCTGGTATGTGGACTCGTACCGCCGTGCCCAGATCAGCGTGAACCTCACCGACTACAAGCAGACCGCGCCCCACGCCGTGCTGGAGGAGGCGCGCCGCCTGGCCGCGGAACGCGGACTCGTGGTCACGGGCAGCGAGATCGTGGGCCTGGTGCCCTTCCAGTGCCTGCGGGCCTCGGGCCGCCACTACCTGAAGGCCATGGGCAAGTCCACCGGCGTGCCCACCTCGGACATCCTGCAGACGGCCGTGTTCTCCATGGGCCTGGGCGATGTGGCCCCCTTCGAGGTCGAGAAGAAGGTGCTGGGCCTGCCCTCCTACGATCCCAAAGCGCTGGTCTCCATGCAGGTGCACGCCTTCACGGACGAAGTGAGCCGCGATACGCCGGCCCCCGGCGGCGGCTCCATCGCGGCCCTGGCGGGCAGCCTGGGCGCGGCCCTGGCCAGCATGGTGGCCAACCTGGCCCAGGGCGGCCCGGATGCCGACAAGGACGCCAAGCTCATCGCCCTGGCCGAGCGGGCCCAGATCCTGAAGGACCGTCTGATGGTGGCCGTGGACGCCGATACCAACGCCTTCAACGCCTTCATGGACGCCCGTCGCCTGCCGGATGCCACGCCCGAGCAGAAGGCGGCCCGCCACGAGGCCATGCAGGCCGGCCTCAAGGTGGCCATCGAGGTCCCCCTGGACACGGCCCAGACCAGCCTCGCGGCCCTGGAGCTGGCCGGCGAGGCCGCCCGCCTGGGCAAGGTGGCTTCCATCACGGATGCGGCCGTGGGCGCCCAGATGGCCCATGCGGGCGTCCGCGGCGGCATCTGGAATGTGGTCATCAACCTCAAGGACATCACGGATCCGGGTTATGTGACCGACATGCAGGCCCAGTGCGCAGACCTGCTGGAGAAGTCCACGGCGAAACTGGGGGAGATCACGGCGTTCGTGGACCAGAAGCTCCTGGACCGCCTGAACAAGGCCAAGAAATAA
- a CDS encoding cache domain-containing protein, with the protein MRKTWAILAMAITMAFPLAAQSRDQAKAFVKQAVDFAKKNPKEKFLEEVSGPKGQFHFVKGQNHDLYIFVYDLEGKVLGHGVRRELVGINRWAAKDPDGKPWIQDWTKMVKEKGSGWIEYKELNPAQGNKVMKKASWVELVNGMVIGAGIYE; encoded by the coding sequence ATGCGCAAGACATGGGCAATCCTGGCCATGGCGATCACGATGGCGTTCCCCCTCGCCGCCCAGAGCCGCGACCAGGCCAAGGCCTTCGTGAAGCAGGCCGTGGACTTCGCCAAGAAGAACCCCAAGGAGAAGTTCCTGGAGGAAGTGAGCGGGCCCAAGGGCCAGTTCCACTTCGTCAAGGGGCAGAACCATGACCTCTACATCTTCGTCTACGACCTGGAAGGCAAGGTTTTGGGCCACGGGGTGCGGCGCGAGCTGGTGGGCATCAACCGCTGGGCCGCCAAGGATCCCGACGGCAAGCCCTGGATCCAGGATTGGACCAAGATGGTCAAGGAGAAGGGCAGCGGCTGGATCGAATACAAGGAGCTGAACCCGGCCCAGGGCAACAAGGTCATGAAGAAGGCCTCATGGGTGGAACTGGTGAACGGCATGGTCATCGGCGCCGGCATCTACGAGTAG
- a CDS encoding methyl-accepting chemotaxis protein, protein MNRSGLALKFFLPVALSLAALLGLAIWGVSAYQTSRAEKAFEEHLTSLAVASRSMFHADAEEYCRSRGMTFHRILEGRRSEDPASAAFERESMDAFTANPSLEQRVGHLQDANGVPRLYVLSPGRLKDSCIHCHGAFGIDTFKDRKAGELVASFGVSMSTAELYRSERNTRILSASAGFALLVLISLIIVRQVRVSILRPLDDLSGAIGQVAAGDMTVKAAVGSRDEIGQLAGTFNGMVTDLNQALGNMGAASERVASGSTELAASAEQMSATVQETARVGEDLRQAGREVQEALRRLDANVEAMAEHTRRTGAKAEEAVDDTDRGAKTGRGTAEGMEAIQQATSRIVEAVQAIQGIARQTNLLSLNAAIEAAKAGTMGKGFAVVAEEVRILAERSGQSAKEIEEIIQAMQSAVSDGVGSVEVTLQHLEAIRDRISQVSGSIHEIGNLSSGQARTSQDVGRMMNQTAARLDQNAAATQQLAATVQQISNTADDLSKVAEGLRETVQRFKL, encoded by the coding sequence ATGAACCGGAGTGGCCTTGCCCTGAAATTCTTCCTGCCCGTCGCCCTCTCCCTGGCCGCACTCCTGGGACTGGCGATCTGGGGCGTGAGCGCCTACCAGACCAGCCGGGCGGAAAAGGCCTTCGAGGAGCACCTGACCTCCCTGGCCGTGGCCTCCCGGTCCATGTTCCATGCCGACGCAGAGGAATACTGCCGGAGCCGGGGCATGACCTTCCACCGGATCCTGGAGGGCCGCCGCTCCGAAGACCCCGCCTCGGCAGCGTTCGAGCGCGAGTCCATGGACGCCTTCACGGCCAATCCCTCCCTGGAGCAGCGCGTGGGGCACCTCCAGGATGCGAACGGGGTTCCCCGCCTCTATGTCTTGAGCCCGGGCCGCTTGAAGGATTCCTGCATCCACTGCCACGGCGCCTTCGGCATCGACACCTTCAAGGATCGGAAGGCAGGCGAGCTGGTGGCCTCCTTCGGGGTCTCCATGTCCACGGCGGAGCTGTACCGGAGCGAACGGAACACCCGCATCCTCTCAGCGTCGGCGGGATTCGCCCTCCTCGTCCTCATCAGCCTCATCATCGTCCGCCAGGTGCGGGTCTCCATCCTCCGGCCCCTCGATGACCTGTCCGGGGCCATCGGCCAGGTAGCCGCGGGCGACATGACCGTGAAGGCCGCCGTGGGAAGCCGGGACGAGATCGGCCAGCTGGCGGGGACCTTCAACGGCATGGTGACCGATCTGAACCAGGCCCTCGGAAACATGGGGGCGGCTTCTGAGCGGGTGGCTTCGGGCAGCACGGAGCTGGCGGCCAGCGCCGAACAGATGAGCGCCACCGTCCAGGAGACCGCCCGGGTCGGCGAAGATCTGCGCCAGGCGGGCCGGGAGGTCCAGGAGGCGCTTCGCAGGCTGGACGCGAATGTGGAGGCCATGGCCGAGCACACCCGGCGTACCGGGGCGAAGGCCGAAGAAGCCGTGGACGACACGGACCGCGGGGCCAAGACCGGCCGCGGCACCGCCGAGGGCATGGAGGCCATCCAGCAGGCCACCTCGCGCATCGTCGAGGCGGTCCAGGCCATCCAGGGCATCGCCCGGCAGACCAACCTGCTTTCCCTCAACGCCGCCATCGAGGCCGCCAAGGCGGGCACCATGGGCAAGGGCTTCGCTGTGGTCGCCGAGGAAGTCCGCATCCTGGCGGAGCGCAGCGGACAGTCGGCGAAGGAGATCGAGGAGATCATCCAGGCCATGCAGTCGGCGGTGTCCGATGGCGTGGGCAGCGTCGAGGTGACCCTCCAGCACCTGGAGGCCATCCGCGATCGCATCTCCCAGGTGTCCGGCAGCATCCACGAGATCGGCAACCTCAGCAGCGGCCAGGCGCGGACCAGCCAGGATGTGGGGCGGATGATGAACCAGACCGCCGCCCGGCTGGATCAGAACGCCGCCGCCACCCAGCAGCTGGCCGCCACCGTGCAGCAGATCTCGAACACCGCCGACGACTTGTCCAAGGTGGCCGAGGGCCTGCGGGAGACCGTGCAGCGCTTCAAGCTGTGA
- a CDS encoding RluA family pseudouridine synthase, giving the protein MARKNQGVVHWELIGPGGAGHTLLAHLSARYPIASPADWLARIQGGQVRLDDDEHPSPEALLRLGQRVAWARPPWVEPEVPLATAVLFEDEDLLAVAKPSGLPTLPGGGQFQEHTLLALVRRRAPEASPMHRLGRGTSGLVLFARTMAARKPLQAAFQDHRTRKVYRALCQGHPTLDAFEVAAPIGEVPYGPLGALHAAHPGGRASLSRVTVLERRPESSLVDVEIATGRPHQIRIHMAWAGHPLAGDPLYGSGGLPLPETQALPGDPGYLLHAHRLELEHPRTGAWLRLECQPPPMLRIT; this is encoded by the coding sequence ATGGCGCGGAAGAACCAGGGGGTCGTCCACTGGGAGCTGATCGGCCCCGGGGGCGCCGGCCACACCCTCCTGGCCCATCTCTCGGCCCGGTATCCCATCGCCTCCCCGGCGGACTGGCTGGCGCGGATCCAGGGCGGCCAGGTCCGCCTCGACGACGACGAGCACCCTTCACCGGAAGCCCTGCTGCGCCTAGGCCAGCGGGTCGCCTGGGCCCGTCCGCCCTGGGTCGAGCCCGAGGTGCCCCTGGCCACGGCGGTCCTCTTTGAAGATGAGGATCTGCTCGCCGTGGCCAAGCCCAGCGGCCTGCCCACCCTGCCCGGCGGAGGCCAGTTCCAGGAGCACACCCTCCTGGCCCTGGTGCGGCGGCGGGCCCCCGAGGCCAGCCCCATGCACCGCCTGGGGCGGGGCACCTCGGGCCTCGTGCTGTTCGCACGGACGATGGCCGCGCGGAAGCCCCTCCAGGCTGCGTTCCAGGATCACCGCACCCGCAAGGTCTACCGGGCCCTCTGCCAGGGCCACCCCACCCTCGACGCCTTCGAGGTGGCCGCCCCCATCGGGGAGGTTCCCTACGGTCCCCTCGGCGCCCTGCACGCCGCCCATCCGGGGGGGCGGGCTTCCCTCAGCCGGGTGACGGTCCTGGAGCGGCGGCCGGAGTCATCCCTCGTGGATGTGGAGATCGCCACGGGCCGCCCGCACCAGATCCGCATCCACATGGCCTGGGCGGGCCACCCGCTGGCGGGGGACCCCCTCTATGGGTCGGGCGGCCTCCCGCTGCCGGAGACCCAGGCTCTGCCCGGCGACCCGGGCTATCTGCTGCACGCCCATCGGCTGGAGCTGGAGCATCCCCGCACCGGGGCCTGGCTCCGTCTCGAATGCCAACCGCCGCCCATGCTACGGATCACCTAG
- a CDS encoding ABC-F family ATP-binding cassette domain-containing protein — MISFSNVSKQYGKQILFIEADFQLNPGEKVGLVGPNGAGKSTLFRMIMGEESPDDGSVTLPKKLTLGYFRQEVDEMAGRPVLDEAIAGSGRLGDLHHELIDLEHAMSDPERGDELEAILERFGHVQEEYQHLGGYELEARARACLHGLGFEDAQIDGDVGALSGGWKMRVSMAKVLLGNFDVLLMDEPTNHLDIESILWLETFLKAVPATLLMTSHDRDFMNRVVTKVLEIDGGDIVTYSGNYDFYVKEREQRDANQEAAYARQQAKLAKEQRFIERFSAHAAKAAQVQSRVKALDKIERIEPPKKRRVVKWDFRIPGRSGDDVAMLEGVCKAYGARKLYDQFGFHIRRGERWCVMGKNGAGKSTLLKMVAGVIEPDSGSVRLGASLRLGYFSQQALDLLDPDLTVIEQMQQDFPMEGLGVLRNLLGAFQFSGDDVDKKVRSLSGGEKSRLVMARMLFDPPNFLVLDEPTNHLDLATKEMLIEALKDFEGTMLFVSHDRTFLRGLANRVLELGGEEHEGPVVFGGSYAEYVERMGREAPGVHN, encoded by the coding sequence ATGATTTCGTTTTCCAATGTAAGCAAGCAGTACGGCAAGCAGATCCTGTTCATCGAGGCGGATTTCCAGCTCAATCCCGGGGAGAAGGTGGGGCTGGTGGGCCCCAACGGGGCGGGGAAGTCCACGCTGTTTCGCATGATCATGGGCGAGGAATCGCCGGATGACGGCTCCGTCACCCTGCCGAAGAAGCTCACCCTCGGCTACTTCCGGCAGGAAGTGGACGAGATGGCGGGTCGCCCCGTGCTGGACGAGGCCATCGCGGGGAGTGGGCGCCTGGGCGATCTGCACCACGAGTTGATCGACCTCGAGCACGCCATGTCCGACCCCGAGCGCGGCGATGAGCTGGAGGCCATCCTCGAGCGCTTCGGCCATGTCCAGGAGGAGTACCAGCACCTGGGCGGCTACGAGCTGGAGGCCCGGGCCCGGGCCTGCCTGCACGGTCTCGGTTTCGAGGACGCGCAGATCGACGGCGATGTGGGCGCCCTGTCCGGCGGCTGGAAGATGCGCGTCTCCATGGCGAAGGTGCTGCTGGGCAACTTCGATGTGCTGCTCATGGACGAGCCCACCAACCACCTGGACATCGAATCCATCCTCTGGCTCGAGACCTTCCTCAAGGCCGTGCCCGCCACCCTGCTGATGACGAGCCACGACCGCGACTTCATGAACCGCGTGGTCACCAAAGTGCTGGAGATCGACGGCGGCGACATCGTCACCTACTCCGGCAACTACGATTTCTATGTGAAGGAGCGGGAACAGCGCGACGCCAACCAGGAGGCCGCCTACGCCCGCCAACAGGCCAAGCTGGCCAAGGAGCAGCGCTTCATCGAGCGGTTCTCCGCCCACGCCGCGAAGGCCGCCCAGGTGCAGAGCCGCGTGAAGGCCCTGGACAAGATCGAGCGCATCGAGCCCCCGAAGAAGCGCCGCGTGGTGAAGTGGGATTTCCGCATCCCCGGCCGCTCCGGCGACGATGTGGCCATGCTCGAGGGCGTGTGCAAGGCCTATGGCGCGCGCAAGCTGTACGACCAGTTCGGTTTCCACATCCGCCGCGGCGAGCGCTGGTGCGTGATGGGGAAGAACGGCGCCGGCAAATCCACCCTGCTCAAGATGGTGGCGGGCGTCATCGAGCCGGACTCAGGCAGCGTGCGGCTGGGCGCCAGCCTCCGGCTCGGCTACTTCTCCCAGCAGGCGTTGGACTTGCTGGATCCCGACCTCACCGTGATCGAACAGATGCAGCAGGATTTCCCCATGGAAGGCCTGGGCGTGCTGCGGAACCTGCTCGGCGCCTTCCAGTTCTCCGGCGACGATGTGGACAAGAAGGTGCGCTCGCTCTCGGGCGGCGAGAAGTCCCGCCTCGTCATGGCCCGGATGCTCTTCGATCCCCCGAACTTCCTGGTGCTGGACGAGCCCACCAACCACCTGGACCTGGCCACGAAGGAGATGCTCATCGAGGCCCTGAAGGACTTCGAGGGCACCATGCTCTTCGTTTCCCACGACCGCACCTTCCTGCGCGGCCTGGCGAACCGGGTGCTGGAACTGGGCGGGGAGGAGCACGAGGGCCCCGTGGTGTTCGGCGGCTCCTACGCGGAATATGTCGAGCGCATGGGCCGCGAGGCCCCGGGCGTGCACAACTAG
- a CDS encoding mechanosensitive ion channel domain-containing protein, whose protein sequence is MNVRAWIPAAALLLLTAATTAGWVWTRDPVPTAQAQDGGTPAKKQGLRRAAPVRERLVDQTPLLTARSLVPLAVTLEEQQLARQAERLANHEVDLAFTDALRRASSAQAPKTPEVKELAELKAKAQATVEADQQLIARLTKELASARESQKGALEDQLDVAKAQAELDKDELEAASDDLARVGGDPQARIRRLKEAHEAADKESSQVMAAPRPASAFQQGSLLARLGEWTAQRTKYARLDRARLEALGKVQVLTKRRETIEARAKQEKDDREAAKYWANNLVQGSAAAGGGPGREQAQEAVSYLRKYGDVQRRLSDMGRRIQDQQELAEVYGSWMGLVDGNRNAALHGLLARLLWVLGLALAAYLAGLLIDHLFHRAAAGDKKGAGTLRTVVKLVVQVLCVLAIGFVIFGMPAQTTTVLGLAGAGLTVALKDFIVAFFGWFILMGRNGIRVGDWVEIRGVGGEVVEIGLLRTVLLETGNWSDAGHPTGRRVAFVNSFAIEGHFFNFTTSGQWMWDELRVMIPTGQDPYPIIDRVQKLVEEQTEGNARLAEKDLNRVATRYRVRGFSVVPDLNVMPTANGIEIRARYLTQASARHEARLRLNQAVVELMHGPRGEAGEPDVKVEA, encoded by the coding sequence ATGAATGTCCGCGCCTGGATTCCCGCCGCTGCCCTGCTGCTTCTGACCGCCGCGACCACGGCGGGGTGGGTGTGGACCCGGGATCCGGTCCCCACGGCCCAGGCCCAGGATGGGGGAACTCCCGCCAAGAAGCAGGGGCTCCGCCGGGCGGCGCCGGTCCGGGAGCGGCTGGTGGACCAGACGCCGCTGCTGACGGCCCGCAGCCTGGTGCCCCTGGCCGTCACCCTCGAAGAACAGCAGCTGGCCCGGCAGGCGGAGCGGCTGGCCAACCACGAGGTGGACCTAGCCTTCACCGATGCCCTGCGGAGGGCGTCCAGCGCCCAGGCGCCCAAGACGCCGGAAGTCAAGGAGTTGGCTGAACTCAAGGCCAAGGCCCAGGCGACCGTCGAGGCCGACCAGCAGCTCATCGCGCGCCTGACGAAGGAACTCGCCTCGGCCCGGGAATCCCAGAAGGGGGCCCTGGAGGATCAGCTGGATGTCGCCAAGGCCCAGGCGGAGCTGGACAAGGACGAGCTGGAGGCCGCCTCGGATGATCTGGCCAGGGTCGGCGGTGATCCCCAGGCCCGGATCCGGCGCCTGAAGGAGGCCCACGAGGCGGCGGACAAGGAATCCTCCCAGGTCATGGCCGCACCCCGGCCGGCCTCGGCCTTCCAGCAGGGGAGCCTGCTGGCCCGACTCGGTGAGTGGACGGCCCAGCGCACCAAGTACGCGCGCCTGGACCGGGCCCGGTTGGAGGCCCTGGGCAAGGTGCAGGTGCTCACCAAGCGCCGGGAGACCATCGAGGCCCGGGCGAAACAGGAGAAGGACGACCGGGAAGCCGCGAAGTACTGGGCGAACAACCTGGTCCAGGGATCCGCCGCGGCAGGCGGCGGTCCCGGCCGGGAACAGGCCCAGGAGGCGGTCTCGTACCTCCGGAAGTACGGCGATGTCCAGCGTAGGCTTTCGGACATGGGCCGCCGCATCCAGGATCAGCAGGAGCTGGCGGAAGTCTATGGCAGCTGGATGGGCCTGGTGGACGGCAACCGCAATGCGGCCCTGCATGGGCTCCTCGCCCGCCTCCTGTGGGTCCTGGGGCTGGCTCTGGCCGCCTACCTCGCAGGCCTGCTCATCGACCACCTCTTCCACCGGGCCGCCGCCGGCGACAAGAAGGGGGCCGGCACCTTGCGGACCGTGGTGAAGCTGGTGGTCCAGGTGCTGTGCGTCCTCGCCATCGGCTTCGTGATCTTCGGCATGCCGGCCCAGACCACGACGGTCCTCGGGCTGGCCGGCGCGGGCCTGACCGTGGCCCTCAAGGACTTCATCGTGGCCTTCTTCGGATGGTTCATCCTGATGGGCCGCAATGGCATCCGCGTGGGCGACTGGGTGGAGATCCGGGGCGTGGGCGGCGAGGTGGTGGAGATCGGCCTCCTCCGCACGGTGCTGCTCGAAACCGGCAACTGGAGCGACGCCGGACATCCCACGGGGCGGCGTGTGGCCTTCGTGAACAGCTTTGCCATCGAGGGGCACTTCTTCAACTTCACCACCTCGGGCCAGTGGATGTGGGACGAGCTGCGCGTGATGATTCCGACCGGCCAGGATCCCTATCCCATCATCGACCGGGTGCAGAAGCTGGTGGAAGAACAGACCGAGGGCAACGCCCGGCTGGCCGAGAAGGACTTGAACCGGGTCGCGACCCGCTACCGGGTGCGCGGCTTCTCGGTGGTCCCGGATCTCAATGTGATGCCAACGGCCAATGGCATCGAGATCCGCGCCCGCTACCTGACGCAGGCCTCGGCGCGCCATGAGGCCCGCCTGCGCCTGAACCAGGCCGTGGTGGAACTGATGCACGGCCCCCGCGGGGAAGCCGGCGAACCTGATGTGAAAGTCGAGGCTTGA